In Planktothrix tepida PCC 9214, a genomic segment contains:
- a CDS encoding aminotransferase class I/II-fold pyridoxal phosphate-dependent enzyme — protein sequence MEQLKEAEQELFPIFSGIDTQVKHNLQRVLDAFRRYRVGTHHFAGVTGYGHDDLGRQTLDQVFAEIMGAEAAAVRVQFVSGTHAITCALFGCLRPGDEMLAVAGTPYDTLEEVIGLRGQGQGSLLEFGISYRQLDLTSEGKIDWEGLNTAITAKTRLVLIQRSCGYSWRSSLSISDIEQIVQSVKQQNPNTICFVDNCYGEFIETREPPAVGVDLIAGSLIKNPGGTIVQAGGYVAGREDLVEAATCRLTAPGIGSSGGATFDQNRILFQGLFLAPQMVGEAIKGTHLTSYIFHQLGYRVNPLPFEPRRDVIQAIELGSPNKLIAFCRAIQQYSPIGSYLEPVPAEMPGYESHLVMAGGTFIDGSTSEFSADGPLREPYIVFCQGGTHWTHIALALEAAIEAIAQV from the coding sequence ATGGAACAGCTAAAAGAAGCAGAACAGGAACTATTTCCGATTTTTTCTGGTATTGACACGCAGGTCAAGCATAATCTTCAACGAGTTTTAGATGCCTTTCGTCGTTACCGAGTGGGAACCCATCACTTTGCAGGCGTTACAGGTTATGGTCACGATGATTTAGGACGTCAAACCTTAGATCAAGTCTTTGCGGAGATTATGGGTGCAGAAGCGGCTGCGGTACGAGTGCAGTTTGTTTCTGGAACCCACGCCATTACCTGTGCCTTATTTGGCTGTTTACGTCCAGGGGACGAAATGCTGGCGGTGGCTGGCACTCCCTACGATACCCTGGAAGAGGTCATCGGTTTGCGCGGTCAAGGTCAAGGTTCATTATTAGAGTTTGGCATATCTTACCGTCAATTGGATCTAACTTCTGAGGGAAAAATAGACTGGGAAGGCTTAAACACTGCAATAACCGCAAAAACTCGTCTCGTTTTAATTCAGCGTTCCTGTGGCTACTCCTGGCGTTCTAGTTTGTCTATTAGCGATATTGAGCAAATTGTTCAGAGTGTTAAACAACAAAATCCTAATACGATTTGTTTTGTCGATAATTGCTATGGAGAATTTATAGAAACTCGTGAACCGCCTGCGGTTGGTGTTGATTTAATCGCAGGTTCGTTAATTAAAAATCCAGGGGGAACTATTGTTCAAGCGGGGGGTTATGTTGCTGGAAGGGAAGATTTAGTTGAAGCCGCAACTTGTCGATTAACAGCCCCCGGAATTGGTAGCAGTGGGGGTGCAACATTTGATCAAAATCGGATTTTATTTCAAGGGTTATTTTTAGCTCCTCAAATGGTAGGAGAAGCCATTAAAGGAACCCATTTAACCTCATATATTTTTCATCAATTAGGATATCGTGTTAATCCTTTACCCTTTGAACCGAGGCGGGATGTGATTCAAGCGATTGAGTTAGGTTCTCCTAATAAATTAATTGCTTTTTGTCGGGCTATTCAACAGTATTCTCCGATTGGTTCTTACCTTGAACCTGTTCCCGCAGAAATGCCGGGATATGAAAGCCATTTAGTCATGGCGGGAGGTACATTTATTGATGGGAGTACCTCGGAATTTTCCGCCGATGGGCCGTTAAGAGAACCTTATATTGTGTTCTGTCAAGGGGGAACCCACTGGACACATATTGCTTTAGCGTTAGAAGCTGCAATTGAAGCGATCGCACAGGTTTAA
- a CDS encoding NB-ARC domain-containing protein: MDIQEVLKIADHLVFNHTGKHLDDLQKTVLEGVWEGKKYTDIADNIHCSEGYVRDTASDLWKILSNFSGEDVNKSNFRSALERLQFSVSSSVGFGNVIGITNNLSLCSDRITPLENSRNGKNRQTPGQNQPETHLNPLPLQDLREAPDIGKIWGRVNEISTLEHWILQENIKVVGILGISGIGKTTLSRHLLEKISTNFDYIIWKNLYHSPLLPTLVKQLVFSLYYPTNSNFLLTDINSILDLELAELLSILFEYLRKYRCLIILDNVQEILAESKLAGNYKNQFENYGEFLKNMGELSHSSCLILNSWEAPLELINLTGLSNPVKLLSLNGIGENAIEIFKEYNLSDEEHWLELINTYRGHPDELKTIARMIQDLFNGKIGDYLKYNSLFLGDEIINQLNRNFQRISLLEKQIILQLSQINQPVTVTELLQNLSLSSSELLTAIQSLGRRSLIEKITQEQLTLFTISPVIREYIKLETGFL, translated from the coding sequence ATGGATATTCAAGAGGTTTTAAAAATCGCTGATCATCTGGTTTTTAATCATACAGGAAAACATTTAGATGATCTGCAAAAAACCGTACTTGAAGGCGTTTGGGAAGGTAAAAAATATACTGATATTGCAGATAATATCCATTGTAGTGAAGGTTATGTTAGAGATACCGCCTCAGATTTATGGAAAATCTTATCAAATTTTTCAGGAGAAGATGTTAATAAATCGAATTTTCGTTCAGCTTTAGAAAGATTACAATTTTCTGTTTCTTCAAGCGTTGGTTTTGGTAACGTTATCGGAATTACGAATAATTTAAGTTTATGTAGCGATCGCATCACACCTTTAGAGAATAGCAGGAATGGAAAAAATAGACAAACACCCGGACAAAATCAACCCGAAACTCATCTAAACCCATTACCCCTTCAAGACCTTAGAGAAGCACCGGATATTGGTAAAATCTGGGGTCGAGTTAATGAAATATCAACTTTAGAACATTGGATATTACAAGAAAACATTAAAGTAGTAGGAATATTAGGAATAAGCGGTATAGGTAAAACAACATTATCCCGTCATCTCCTCGAAAAAATCAGCACTAATTTTGACTATATTATTTGGAAGAATTTGTATCACTCTCCCTTGTTACCAACCTTAGTTAAACAGTTAGTTTTCTCCTTATATTATCCAACTAATAGTAACTTTTTATTAACAGATATTAATTCTATATTAGATTTAGAACTTGCTGAATTATTATCAATATTGTTTGAATATTTGCGTAAATACCGTTGTTTAATTATATTGGATAATGTTCAAGAAATATTAGCAGAAAGTAAATTAGCCGGAAATTATAAAAATCAATTTGAAAATTATGGTGAATTCTTAAAAAATATGGGTGAACTTTCTCATAGTAGCTGTTTAATTTTAAATAGTTGGGAAGCACCCTTAGAACTCATCAATTTAACAGGTTTAAGTAACCCCGTAAAACTATTATCATTAAATGGAATAGGAGAAAATGCGATAGAAATTTTTAAAGAATACAATTTATCCGATGAAGAACACTGGCTAGAATTAATTAATACCTATCGCGGTCATCCTGACGAGTTAAAAACTATAGCTCGAATGATTCAAGACTTATTTAATGGTAAAATCGGAGATTATTTAAAATATAACAGTCTGTTTTTGGGAGATGAAATCATCAATCAATTAAACCGAAATTTTCAACGAATATCTTTATTAGAAAAACAAATAATATTGCAATTAAGCCAAATTAATCAACCCGTAACAGTGACAGAACTTTTACAGAATTTATCTTTATCCTCATCTGAGTTATTGACTGCTATTCAATCTCTAGGAAGACGTTCATTAATTGAAAAGATAACACAAGAACAATTAACCTTATTTACAATATCACCCGTAATTAGGGAATATATCAAATTAGAAACCGGGTTTTTGTAG
- the rsfS gene encoding ribosome silencing factor — MFDNAKTKYASDQVIISALSGDEDTSRETALVAARAADDRKADNILVLRVSEVSYLADYFVIVTGFSQAQLRAISQAISDQVELELQRPPLRIEGQNDGNWVLMDYGDVIVHILLPEERDFYKLEAFWGHAERVRWQS; from the coding sequence ATGTTTGATAACGCCAAAACCAAATACGCCTCTGATCAAGTGATCATCTCTGCCCTTTCTGGGGATGAAGATACCAGCCGGGAAACCGCCCTAGTCGCCGCACGAGCAGCCGATGATCGGAAAGCGGATAATATTCTGGTGCTGCGCGTATCAGAAGTATCTTATTTAGCTGATTATTTTGTGATTGTAACGGGCTTTTCTCAAGCTCAACTCCGGGCAATTTCTCAAGCTATTTCAGATCAAGTCGAATTAGAATTACAACGGCCTCCCCTCAGAATTGAAGGTCAAAATGATGGTAACTGGGTTTTAATGGATTATGGGGATGTAATTGTCCATATTTTATTACCCGAAGAACGAGATTTCTATAAATTAGAAGCCTTTTGGGGTCACGCCGAGCGAGTCCGTTGGCAATCTTAA